TAGCCACGGTGGTCCATCGACGAGAATGAGGTCGTCATCGACGAGAGATCCTTGAGTAGCTTCGCGAGGAGATTCTCGTATCCTTACTTTTTCCCCACCGTAGAGGCGCTCATGTAAAATAGGCAGGTCCATGCCGTTCGATAGCCTCATTCAGCCAGTGTCGCCCGTCATTCCCCTAGATTACAGTTCAATCAACCGGAACGTGAGCTGAGTTTGCTTGGTCAGACGGCTGAAAATCAATCTTCTCAACCCAGTTGTATACAATCGGTCTACAGCAGTGCCACCAAACCCATAGATAATATTTTAGAATTATACTTTCCGATATGCGGGTGGCACAGAGCTTCATCGTGGGCTCAGGTGACACCCTTCGCTGCTGAGAACCAAACTCGAAGCAGTCGATGTCACTGGTGCAGCAGCCAATTTCTGGTGTGGAAATCAGGAAACTCTCCTCGACCTTCCGCGCATCTGAGCACACCCAGGCCATTCTGTGCAAAAGAATATACACCCGTTCGCTGAACAATTTCTCATGCCGGACTTACTCGATAGTCGGACGGCTGTTGTAACTGGTGCTGCCAGTGGGAACGGTCGAGCGATCGCCACGCGACTGGCAGAATACGGTGCAGACATCGTTATCGCCGACGTACGACGGGACCCACGAGAGGGAGGAGTTCCAACCCATGAGCACATCAACGAGACGACTGCAGCGAACGCGGTCTATGTCGAGTGTGACGTCACCGAGTGGGACGACATCTGCACAGCGATCGAACGTGCCGAACAGTTGGGTGGACTCGATATCATGGTCAACAACGCAGGCGTGCTCGAGAGTGGACCACTCACCGAACTCACGGAACGCGAGTTCGATCGGGTGATGGATATCAACGTCAAAGGCACATTCTTCGGCTCGAAAGCGGCAGCAGAGGTACTCATCGACGGCGGTGGGGGCTCCATCATCAACCTCTCGAGTATGGCGGGCATTGTCGGTGGCAGCGAGAACAGCATCTACTGTGCGTCGAAGGGAGCCATCCGTCTCCTCACGTACTCGTTGGCAGCAGAACTGGGGCCACACGGAATCCGTGTCAATGCGATCCACCCGGGCCCTATAGACACGAGGATGATATCCGATGACATCGACATCGTCGGGAGCGACCGGGCCGACGACTATCGGCAATCGATCCCGTTACAGAGGTTCGGCACGCCCGAGGATGTGGGTAACGCTGCCGTCTATCTCGCCAGTGACCTCTCGGAGTTCGTCACCGGGTCCTCTCTCGTCGTCGACGGGGGCATCTCCAACACCGGTGGTGTGAACTGAGGGGGTAGCGGCCTACGTCTTCCGCCCGAGCTCGTGGCCGTGGTAGACTGCGTCGGCGATCCGACGGGGAGACACGCAGTCTCCGATGGCGTGTATCTCCTCTATCTCCGTCTCCGCGGTGAGCGTCTCCTCGTTCGCCTTCAGTTCACGATACAGGTCGTCGTCCGACTTTCGCATCGTCGTGAACACGACGTAGTCCGCATCGAACATCGTCTCCTCGTTCGAGTACACGTTCGTCGCTGTGACGGACCCGTCGTCCACCTGCGTGAGCGTGTGGTCGGGGACGAACTCGACGCCAGCCGAGTAGAGGTCGGAGTAGATCGTCTTGCGCTCGAACGTGTGGAGCGTCTCCTGGAACGCACTCGTTCGGGGCGTCACGAAGGTGAGGTCGTTGTCGTCGGCGAGTGTCTGGGTGACGCCGGCGCTGACGTTGTACCCCTCCTCGTCGAAGATGACGACGCGTTCGTCGGAGAGGTCTGCGTCCACCGCCTCCGCTGGCGTGAGAACGTGGTCCTGGTCCCAGCCAGGAACCGGCTTGTGGGTTCCCGAGGTAACTCCCTTCTCGGACCAGTGGCCGCCGGTGGCGATGACGACTATCTCCGCACCGTAGGTGCGAACGTCGTCGTACTCCATCTCCGCACGGCTCCCCGTGTGGACCGCGACATCGAGTCTGTCGAGTTCGGTCTCGCGCCAGTCGCGCACGCGCTTCCACTCGCTCAGACCCGGGAGGCTCCCCTCGAAATTGACGCGGCCACCGAGCTCCCGTTCCTTCTCGTTCAGGTGGACGATGTGGCCACGCTCGCCGGCGACACGAGCGAACTCGGTCCCCGCTGGGCCGCCACCGACGACGAGGACACCCTTCGGCTCGTCGACCTGTTCGTACTCCTCTGGCCCCCACTGTTGCTCCTCGCCGACGGTCGGGTTCTGGGTGCAGATGAGTGGGATGCCCTGCCTGGATTGCGAGACACAGATGTTGCAGCCGATGCACTCGCGTATCTGATCGACGCGACCCTCTCTGGCCTTCTTCGGCCAGTGAGGGTCGGCGATGGACTGTCTGGCCATCCCGATCATATCCACGGCACCGGCCTCGAGGAGGCGTTCGGCGTCGCGTGGGTCGGTGATTCGACCCGTCCCACCGACGGGGACGTCGAGAACCTCGGTCGCCTCCTCGATGAACTCCATCTGGTAGTTCTTCGAGTGAAGCCGGCTCGGACCGATCATATCGTCGATCGACTGCTTGACACCGATGTCGAGGTCCCAGAAGTCGAGGTCGTCGCCGATGCGTTCGACGATCTCCAGTCCCTCACCGTCGGCCCGGAGCCCTCCCTCGACCCGCTCGTCGATGGTGAAGCGCGCCCCGAACGCCATGTCGTCGCTGATCGCATCGTCGACGCTGTCGATGACCTCCTCGAAGAAACGCATCCGGTTCTCCAGCGAGCCGCCGTACTCGTCGTCCCTGTCGTTGTAGAACGGGGAGAGGAACTGGGAGATGAGGTAGCCGTGGGCGGCGTGGAGTTCGACGCCGTCGTAGCCGGCGCGCCGGGCGCGGTCGGCCGCCGTGGCGAACGCCTCGACAATCTCCTGGATGTCCTCGTGTTCCATCTCCTTCGGCGTGTAGTAGTTGCCGCTGGGGGTCTGCGAGGACGACAGCGGCGGCTGGCGGCTGTCGTAGTTCGACGCGGTGAGTCCACCGTGCCACAGCTCGACGAACAGTTTCGAGCCATGATCGTGCACCGCCTCTACCATCTCCCGCTGCGGTTCGATCGTCTCGTCAGTGTGGAGAAATCCCGGTTCGACGGGTGTGACGTCGGTCGATTCGTGTATCTTGCTGTACTCCTGGATGATCAGCCCGAATCCGCCCTTCGCCTTCTCGGCGCGGAACGCTGTCTGCTGGTCGCCCAGTCCGTAGGCGTTGCCGTGCGGTGGCTGGTACACGCGGTTCGGAATCTCCACCGGGCCGAGCTCGATCGGCTCGAACAGAGAGTCGTAGCTATTCGACATCTGTCTCCACCTCGTTCGGATGGGCCGTAGTTGTTCTGTATTGTTTCATATTGGTTACCGCCACATGCACTGAAATCGGGGTGCTGGACGCATATCGGTCAGGGGCCAGCCCTCTCAGGCGAACCCCTGCACGCCGATGTATCGGTCGATGATATCGTCGTTCTCGGCGAGCTCCTCGCTCGACCCCTGCCAGACGATCTGTCCCTCGTCGAGCACCAGCACTCTGTCCGCGACCTCGAGTGCGAGGTCGATGTCGTGCTCGATTATCATCACCGCGAGGTCCTGTTCGGACGTGAGGCGGTCGAGCAGCGACGACACCTTCTCGACGAACTGGACAGCGAGACCCTGGACGGGCTCGTCAAGCAGGAGCAGGTCCGGGTCGGCCGCCAGTGCCTGCGCGATCGCGACCATCTGCTGCTGGCCGCCGGAGAGGTCGGCCGCCCGGGAGCGTTCGTACTCGCGGAGGTCCGGGAACAGGTCGTACAGGTACTCGAAGTCCGGTTCGGCGTCCCGTTCGAGCGTCGGGAGACGGATGTTCTCACGCACCGTCAGGTGGGGGAACACCTTCTCGTCGGCAGTGACGAAGGAGACACCCTTCCGACCGATCTTGTGGGGTGGCTGCCCGTTGATCACCTCGTCCTTGTACGTTATCGTCCCCTCGCGCGGTTCGAGCAGTCCGCTGATGAGCTTGTACGTCGTCGTCTTCCCGGTGCCGTTCCGACCCAGGTAGGCGACGACCTCGTCGGTGTCGACGTCGAACGTGATGCCGTCGAGGACGTGGTGGTCACCGTAGTAGGCGTGCACGTCGTCGAGCTGGAGCAGGGGGCTCTGGCCCATCACGAGGTCACCCCCCGGAGGTAGGCCTCCTGCACTTCCGGATTCGACAGCGTCTCCTCCGGTGGCCCGGAGGCGAGCAGCTGTCCGTTGTGCATGACGACCAGCCGGTCGGACATGTCCTTCACGACGTCGAGCTTGTGCTCGATGAGCACGACAGCGTACTCGTTGGCGAGGTCGCCGACGACGTCGAAAACGAGCTCCTTCTTGTCGACGGCGAGCCCCGCAGTCGGCTCGTCGAGCAACAGCACGTCCGGTTCCGGCGCGAGTGCGATCGCGATCTCTAGCAGACGCTTGTAGCCCTGCGAGAGGTTCTCGGCGGCCGTCGTCCGGTCCTCCTCGAAGCCGACGAGGTCCAGGATCTCCGTCGTTCGCTGGTTGATCTCCTGGTCCGAGAGCGCGTCCGCGAAGACGTTCGCGTAGGGGACGTCGCTCACGGCCTGGACCGCGAGGCGGACGTTCTCGAACGCCGGCAGCTCGTCGAAGAGATTCGTGATCTGGTACGTGCGGGAGAGGCCGTGATGGACCCGGCTCTCCGGCCCCTTCGCCGTCACGTCAGTGCCGTTCAGCTCGATGCGTCCGGCCGTCGGCGACACCGTTCCCGCGAGCAGGTTGAACGTCGTCGTCTTCCCGGCACCGTTCGGTCCGATGACGCTCGTGAACTCGTCGTGGATGTCGATCGTCAGGTCGTCGACTGCTGTGACGGCTGCGAACTCTTTCCTGAGGTCGGTACACCGGACGATTGGGTTGTCGGTCATCTCTCCTCACCTCCATCGTGCTTCACTGCTGACTCCTCAGTCTCTGCTCTCGGGTTCACCCGGGTCAGGACGTCGTCGATGGAACGGATCCTCGAGAAGCCCAGCCCACCGGCAATTCCGCTCCGGAACCGGAGGACGGTCAGCATGAACAGCAGCCCCAGCAGGAGTGGCCACCGCTCGGGCAACCGTGCGATGAGCGCAGGCGCACCCTCTGGGATGAAGTCGACGAGGTACGTCGACAGTGTGTACTGGGTCCCGATGACGAACACGGACCCGATGATGGGCCCGACGAGGGTCCCCATCCCACCGATGAGTATCATGAACAGCCCGTCACCGGTGGTCGTCCAGTAGAGCGTACTGCCGGGTGCGACCTGCGTGAAGTACGCCGCGTAGAGCGCTCCGGAGACGGCTGCGAGTGCACCCGACACCGAGAACACTGCGAGCTTGAACGTCCGAACGTCGTACCCGACGGCACGGGCGCGGTCCTCGTTTTCACGGATGGCCTGCAGGACGTGGCCGAACGGCGACCTGACGACGTATCGCGTGA
The DNA window shown above is from Haloarchaeobius litoreus and carries:
- a CDS encoding FAD-dependent oxidoreductase is translated as MSNSYDSLFEPIELGPVEIPNRVYQPPHGNAYGLGDQQTAFRAEKAKGGFGLIIQEYSKIHESTDVTPVEPGFLHTDETIEPQREMVEAVHDHGSKLFVELWHGGLTASNYDSRQPPLSSSQTPSGNYYTPKEMEHEDIQEIVEAFATAADRARRAGYDGVELHAAHGYLISQFLSPFYNDRDDEYGGSLENRMRFFEEVIDSVDDAISDDMAFGARFTIDERVEGGLRADGEGLEIVERIGDDLDFWDLDIGVKQSIDDMIGPSRLHSKNYQMEFIEEATEVLDVPVGGTGRITDPRDAERLLEAGAVDMIGMARQSIADPHWPKKAREGRVDQIRECIGCNICVSQSRQGIPLICTQNPTVGEEQQWGPEEYEQVDEPKGVLVVGGGPAGTEFARVAGERGHIVHLNEKERELGGRVNFEGSLPGLSEWKRVRDWRETELDRLDVAVHTGSRAEMEYDDVRTYGAEIVVIATGGHWSEKGVTSGTHKPVPGWDQDHVLTPAEAVDADLSDERVVIFDEEGYNVSAGVTQTLADDNDLTFVTPRTSAFQETLHTFERKTIYSDLYSAGVEFVPDHTLTQVDDGSVTATNVYSNEETMFDADYVVFTTMRKSDDDLYRELKANEETLTAETEIEEIHAIGDCVSPRRIADAVYHGHELGRKT
- a CDS encoding ABC transporter ATP-binding protein: MGQSPLLQLDDVHAYYGDHHVLDGITFDVDTDEVVAYLGRNGTGKTTTYKLISGLLEPREGTITYKDEVINGQPPHKIGRKGVSFVTADEKVFPHLTVRENIRLPTLERDAEPDFEYLYDLFPDLREYERSRAADLSGGQQQMVAIAQALAADPDLLLLDEPVQGLAVQFVEKVSSLLDRLTSEQDLAVMIIEHDIDLALEVADRVLVLDEGQIVWQGSSEELAENDDIIDRYIGVQGFA
- a CDS encoding SDR family NAD(P)-dependent oxidoreductase gives rise to the protein MPDLLDSRTAVVTGAASGNGRAIATRLAEYGADIVIADVRRDPREGGVPTHEHINETTAANAVYVECDVTEWDDICTAIERAEQLGGLDIMVNNAGVLESGPLTELTEREFDRVMDINVKGTFFGSKAAAEVLIDGGGGSIINLSSMAGIVGGSENSIYCASKGAIRLLTYSLAAELGPHGIRVNAIHPGPIDTRMISDDIDIVGSDRADDYRQSIPLQRFGTPEDVGNAAVYLASDLSEFVTGSSLVVDGGISNTGGVN
- a CDS encoding ABC transporter ATP-binding protein, with translation MTDNPIVRCTDLRKEFAAVTAVDDLTIDIHDEFTSVIGPNGAGKTTTFNLLAGTVSPTAGRIELNGTDVTAKGPESRVHHGLSRTYQITNLFDELPAFENVRLAVQAVSDVPYANVFADALSDQEINQRTTEILDLVGFEEDRTTAAENLSQGYKRLLEIAIALAPEPDVLLLDEPTAGLAVDKKELVFDVVGDLANEYAVVLIEHKLDVVKDMSDRLVVMHNGQLLASGPPEETLSNPEVQEAYLRGVTS